One window from the genome of Glycine soja cultivar W05 chromosome 12, ASM419377v2, whole genome shotgun sequence encodes:
- the LOC114378402 gene encoding 21.7 kDa class VI heat shock protein-like, translated as MTSSNKRLEVQTEDQTPHKWCVSLGEEAFKRFFSQTNPTVHKVFGDGSLFSPLLFGKFFDPSDAFPLWEFESDVLLSHLRSSSQNTVDWCQTGEGYVLKAEIPGTGKNNIQVHVDKGKVVEIRGQWKEQRDSKAHDWRCGHWWEYGYVRRLEMPEDADWKNIEAYIHNDTYLEIRIPKSQQGRDLPQGKDMA; from the exons ATGACTAGTTCTAACAAGAGGCTTGAGGTTCAAACAGAAGATCAAACTCCACATAAATGGTGTGTTTCACTGGGAGAAGAGGCTTTCAAACGATTCTTCAGCCAGACTAATCCGACAGTGCATAAGGTTTTTGGTGATGGATCACTTTTCAGTCCACTGTTGTTTGGGAAGTTCTTTGATCCTTCTGATGCCTTCCCTCTATGGGAGTTTGAGTCAGATGTGTTGTTATCTCATTTAAGGAGCTCCAGCCAAAACACTGTGGATTGGTGTCAGACAGGTGAAGGCTATGTATTAAAAGCAGAAATACCAG GAACTGGGAAAAATAACATTCAAGTCCATGTTGATaaagggaaggttgtggaaaTTAGAGGACAGTGGAAGGAGCAAAGAGACTCAAAGGCACATGACTGGAGGTGTGGCCATTGGTGGGAATATGGATATGTACGAAGGCTTGAGATGCCAGAGGATGCAGATTGGAAGAACATAGAAGCGTACATACATAATGACACATATTTAGAAATACGAATACCAAAGAGCCAACAAGGTCGTGATCTTCCTCAGGGAAAGGATATGGCTTAA